DNA sequence from the Fimbriimonadaceae bacterium genome:
AGATTGTTGCATGTCTTCCTGACTGGCATATGGGCGTGTGCAAGTCACAGGTTCCAAAATGTCATAATCAACGGAAATGCAGGTTGTCGTCCCCGAGGAGTTTAAGTATCTATACGTTACGGATGCGTCGCGTCCGATCGTGAAGGTGCCCGTAAAGGTGTTGCGGCAAAAGTGTGAGCCGGTCAAGAAAGTTGACAAGAAAACCAACGAACTCATTGATCGTATGCTCAAAGCGATGAAGGACGCCAATGGCATTGGACTTGCCGCCCCCCAACTTGGGATCCCGTTGAGGGTCATTGTGGTTGCTGTTGGCAAGATGAAGCCTTTGGCGCTTATCAACCCTGTCATCACAAGCGCCGCAGGCGAAGAGATTGGTGAAGAGGGGTGCTTGAGCATTCCGGGCTTGTATGGAGAGGTGAAGCGAGCCGCCACTGTCGAGGTTGAGGGCTACGACAGAAAGGGACGAAGAGTCGGCTTTGAGATGAACGAACTTGCTGCGAGGGTCGTGCAACACGAGGTCGATCACCTTGATGGGGTCCTCTTCATCGACAAAGTTGATGAAGCAACCCTGCACTGGATGCACCCAAAGTCCGGCGACGAGGCTGAATGAAGCTCGTTTACTTCGGGACGGGTATCTTCGCTGTCGAAACTCTTCGTGTTCTGAGAGAGCATGTTTCCTTGGTCGTCACTCAGCCAGACCGCCCCTCGGGCCGCGGGATGAAGCTCCAATCGAGCCCCGTCAAACGGATGGCACAAGAGCTTGGACTGCCGGTCGAATCCCCTGAGAAGTGTCGCGCGCCTGAGTTTGTTGAGCGCCTGCGGAGTGAATCAGCAGATGCTTTGGTCGTCGCATCTTACGGACAGATTTTAAGCCAAGCCGTTTTGGATTCGGCAACGAGAGGCGGAATCAACCTTCATGGCTCCATTTTGCCCGCCTATCGCGGGGCTGCTCCTATCCAAAGATGCTTGCTGAATGGTGACCTCGAAACCGGTGTGACCCTCATGCAAATGGACAAGGGGATGGATACGGGAGATATGATCGCCATTGGGAGAACCCCCCTCCATCCAGACGAGACGTACAGCGAACTGGAAATCAGACTATCTGACCTCGCAGCACAGATGGCCCTGCAGTGGATGCCACGCATTGTAGATGCGGACTATCCTCGAACTCCGCAAAACCATGAGCAGGCGACGATGGCCCCTAAGGTGACAAAAGCCGAGGCGGAACTTCGTGTTACGAAGAATGTGTTGCAGGAATACAACCGCTATCGAGCATTTACCGGCGCCCCAGGAGCGTTCATTGCCACGCGCTTCGGCTTGCTGAAACTGACTCAAGTTCGGCGAGAAGAAACGACAGGCAAGCCAGGAACAGTCGTTTCGATGAATCCGGACCTGGAAATTGCCTTTGAGGGCGGAAGTTTGCGGCTGATCGAAGTCCAGCCGGAGGGTAAAAAGAGAATGTCGGGACGCGACTTCGCAAACGGAGCACGACTAAAAATTGGAGACCGATTAACGGATGAGTAACAAGCCAGACGACAAAAAGAGTCAGGAAGAGCAGTCTTCCGAGGGTCAGCGATCACCGAGCTATTCCTCGACGGGCCGCTTGCTCAAGCCGGGCATGGGGCTTGAGGGCGACGCCGTCCAGCCTAAGACGGTCAAGAAACTCATCACACGTTTTGCCATTCTGATGGCGATCCTTGCTGTTTTCTTCTTTGGCCTGCAGTGGGTTCTCAATCAGGGCAAGGACCTTGGCAGCCTTGGAAGTGTCAATAGTGCTGGCTGGATCTCTGCAGTCGAGTATTACGATCGCGGCTCACAAGCAATCTATCTCGATGCAAACGGTGTCATTCACAAGAGCAGCGGTTACGAGGACGAAGTCACAGACAACGAGCCGGTTTGGTCGCCCGATGGTAACTTCCTCTACTTCGTCAGCAACCGGGAGATTAAAGGGATTAAGCAAGGCGCAAACAACATCTATCGTTGGAATCTTGACAAGGGGCTTGTCGAGGCGAGAACTTACGATACGCGCAGCAAAGGCACCCCCATTTTTGATAACGTCAACACGCCTGAGAGCAACAACTACGCCATCGTCATGAGCGGCATGACGGTCGATAGTTTCACGCCCAGTGAGAAAAGCATGAGCCGTCTGCTGCCTCCGATCACTCGCGAATTGGGTTCTGCGGGTCAAGGGGAAGAAGGCGGGGCAAATCCATTCGTCGCCGTCTACGGAAGGTTCGGAGACAGCTTCAAACAAGTGCTCCGATCGAATGACAAGCGATACATGGTCGCGGTCATGCGTGCTGCTGATGGTGATGTGCTCATCGTGCAATTGATGGACGGCGAAGCCCCACCAAGGTTCGTCATCGCGGGCCGAAGAATCGACATCGAAAAGAATCCTGCAAACGGCGACTTTTACGTCATCATGCACGAACCCTATGTGCCGGAATTCCAGCAGAACCAGATCGTCAAGGATGCTATCGAGAAGGGCGAAAAGCCGACACTTCCTCAATGGCAAGAGCATCATTGGGTTTATCGGCTTGCCGTCGGTGAAGCAGACGTCCAGATGGCGCCGTTGATCCCCCCACTCAAGGACGACACGAATGTTTGGAACGACTTCAAGCCCTCTCCCGATGGACAGTACTTCCTGGTCACGGTTGGCGACTATAAAGGCAATGGAATCGTGGACGTAAAGTCTGTATGGGTCGGCAACGACACTGGCTTTTCAGTGCTCATCAATTCACCCGCTTATGATCTATCATGGAGCCCCGACTCAAACAAGATCCTTTACACGAAACTTGTAGGGGATAAGCGCGATATCTTCGTCATCAATCGAGACGGCTCTAACGAAACCAATCTGACGAAGGGGAAAGGCGACTTCGGAAAGCCGAGGTTTAGCCCTCAGCTACCCAAGTAGAGACGCTATACGTCGGTGAGATACTCCTTGACCTGTTCAGCGAGTCGCTGAGTCATCGTGGGGACGGCCGCGATCTCCTCTGTCTTGGCTTTGCGGATGCCCTCCAATGAGCCAAACGTTCGTAATAGGAGTCTCTTTCGGCGCGGACCGATGCCCGGAATCTCCTCAATCGCTGAACCTTGCATCCTTTTGTCGCGAATCTTCCGGTGGAAGCTGAGGGCAAATCGGTGGGCTTCGTCGCGTAGCCTTCGCAAAAGTGTGAGCCCGTGCGATTGCAGCGGCAACTCAATCTCCTGGTAGGCATAAGCGTGCTTCGAGCCCTTCTCATAGTGGTACACCCACTCACGCGCTTCTTGCTCCTCTCGGTCTCCACTTCGCGGCAAGCTTTCGGGGTGGGCGGCTGAGCCTTCGATAGGCTTGTAGATCAGTTCCATTTTCTTGGCAAGCCCAACCATTGGAACGCTCAGTCCAACGTCGTCCCGTGCCTTCAACGCGGCAGAGAGTTGTCCTTTGCCGCCGTCGATCATGATGAGGTCAGGCAGTTTTGCAAACTTGGGGTCGCCATCAACATACGCTCGTAGCCTACGGGTGATGACTTCGTGCATCATCGCAAAGTCGTTTGGGCTCTCGGGGTGGAATCGTATTCTGAACCGACGATACTCGCTCTTTGCTGCGCGCCCATTCTCAAAAACGACCATTGAGCCGACGGGTGCCGTCCCTGATATGTTCGAGATATCGTAACCTTCGATACGCATCGGCGGTGTGGGATTCTCGACGGCTTCTTGGAGTTGGGACATCGCCTCCTCTGCCCACTCTTCCTGTTCCGCAAGTTCCTTGCTGAGAGCGTGCAGCGCCTGCTCAGCATTGGTCGCTGCCATCTCAACAAGTTTGCGCTTCTCGCCGCGCTGCGGCACATCCAGAGTTACTGCCGAGCCTCTTCTTGATTTCAGCCATTGCTGGACAATCTGCTTTTCGGCGATCTCAACCGGTAGGAGAATCTCACGAGGCACCTCGGGTGCATCCGAGTAGTACTGTTTGACAAACTCCTGAACGGCTTCTCCTGGGGCGCTGTCGCTGGACCCGTCAAGCATAAACTGCCGCTGCCCAATAAGCTTTCCAGAGCGAATGTAGAGCATTTGGATGGCGGCTCCACGTTCATCCTTGACCACGGCGATGACGTCCTGATCGACAGGATCGGCGGTCAGCACTTTTTGCCGCTGCAGCACTGACTCAAGGGCCTGAATCTTATCTCGAATCTTTGCTGCTTTCTCAAAGTCGAGGTCATCAGCGGCTTGTTGCATCTGCTTCTCAAACTCTCCAACGAGGTCATCCCCCTTACCGGAAAGGAACCGCTGAACCTCCTGAATGACCTCCTTATATTCATCGTTGTTCGCCAACCCTGCACAAGGGGCGAGGCATTGTCCTAAATGGAAATACAGGCAAGGGCGCTGCTCAGCCCGCCCCGACCAGCTCTTTCCGCATGGAATCAGCGGGAAGGTTTTGTGCAGGAGTTGGAGAGTCTCTCGGACAGAGTAGGCAGAGATGTAAGGCCCGAAGTATTTGGAGCCGTCCTTCTTCACGCGCCGTGTGAACATGAGCCGCGGAAACTTCTCGTTTGTAATGGTGATATAGGGGTAGCTCTTGTCGTCACGAAGCAGAACGTTATACGGCGGGCGGTACTTCTTGATAAGGTTGCACTCAAGGATCAACGCCTCAATTTCGCTGTCTACGACGATCCATTCAATCTCGCAGATCTTCGAGACCATCCGGGCAATGCGGATCTGGTGGTTGGTGGAAGCTTGAAAGTAGCTCCGAACCCGATTTCTTAGATTGATGGCCTTGCCCACATAGAGAACATCGCCTCCAGCATCTCGGTAGATGTAGCATCCGGGACTTGCAGGAAGTTGTTTGAGCTTCTTTTGAACCTGTTCAGGCCATTCTTTCTTCATCGAAGGGTTGGGAATATCTTACTCTGGCAAGCGCGCGGACCTTGTGATGAGCAGGACAAGCCTCGCAAAAAGTGAATTCAAAGTCGGGACAGGCTGCAGTTCTGCCCCATCCTGGCGTATTATCAAGTTGTGATGGGAACATCCAAAAAGAGAGCGTTCAACCTCCGTATGCTTGGTTTCGGCCTTGCTGTGGGAGTTGCCGCGCTCGGTATCGCAGTGGGATCAAGCCAGCAGACCCCTGTTAAGTCCGGACAAAAAGCTCCGGATTTTAGCGCAACGGGAACTGACGGCAAGACTCACACTCTTTCGTCAACGACGAAGAAGAGCGCGACCGTGCTGTACTTCATTAAAGAAGGATGCCCGGTCAATCACCGCGCCGCACCGTTCCTTTCCAAAATAGCGGAAAAGTACGGAGCGGATGCCAATATCGTCGGTGTTTATAACGGCAGTGTCGACCGAGCAAAAGCTTGGGCAAAGACATACAAAGCCACCTATACAATCCTCGCCGATCCCGACTACAAGATCATCGAATCCTATAAGGCACCTTATAGCCCATTCATGATTGTCGTAGGTAAGGATGGCAAGATTGCGGAAGTCTATACAGGCGCAGGCCCGAAAGACTTGCCGAAGATCAACGAGCTCTGCTCGAAAAACGCCGACAAGAAAATGGTCGCCATGGACTTCACAGGAGCTCCAGATGGCGGCGGATGAGCGTTCTAACTTCACGTTTCCCGTTGGGAAACGACTGACTTAGAAGGACCGGTTCCGTGCGAACAAGGTCCTTCTTTCTTTTATCCGGTCCAAACTATTCGCCATCCCACCTTACAAATCTCTCTAGTGGATGCCGGTGATGGGTGAATCCGTCCTCAGCGGCGTAGCCAGCAGCAACGATCGCTGAGATCTCAGCGTTCTCACGCAGCCCAAGCGCTTTCTTCATCCCATCTTGATCAAAGCCCAGCATTGGCGAACTGCTGTAGCCGAAAGCATCCAACGTTAGCACCAAGTATCCGAGAAAGATGTAGTTGATTTGCCTGCCAAAGTTCTCTCGCTCTTTGGCATCCATCTCTGTGAACTCCTTTCGCGTGTTTGCAATCGTGCGCAAGCGACGATCCTCTGGAATTCCGGGATGAACTGTATCTTCAACGTTATCGATGACGTCCAGCATATCGCTGTACAACACAAACAGAGCTGCCGCTGCGCCGACCTGTTTTTGGTTATTAGCAATCGGCTGAAGCTCGGCAAGACGTTCTCGCCCCCGCACAACCACCACCCGCCAAGGTTGAAGATTGCCCGGAGATGGGGCAAGTCCGCAGAGAGTAAGGATTTCCCGAATATCTTCCTCAGGGATCGGGTCGTCGGTGTACCTGCGGATAGCCCGACGATGGAGGCAAGCTTCTTTAACGCTCTTAATATTTCTATGGGACATAACGGCTCTTTGTTGCGAATACAACTATATGACGTCAAATTACAAGATGCCATTCGCTCTCTTGAAGATACCGACTATTCGATCGGTTCCAAGAGCTTGAGCAGAAGATTGACGAGCTGTCTCTTTTCCGCGTCAGTAAGCCCACGAAACTGCTCTGCCTCATTGTTGCGGTGTTCCGCTTGGACCTTTTGAAAGAACTGCTCGCCTTGCGGAGTCATGGTTACGTGCCAAGACCGTCGGTCGTTGGGACAGGCCACCCTCTCGACGTAGCCCTTCTGAGCTAGGTTATCGACACGGTTCGTCATCGAGGCGGGCGTCACCGCCATTTGCGTCGATAACTCATGCAGAGGCACACCCTGAGGTCGGTTTAGCCGAAACAAAGTCGCCAGCACGTCATATTGCGAGATATGCAAGTCAAAGCTCTTTTCAAGCGCTTCAGTGAGATT
Encoded proteins:
- the def gene encoding peptide deformylase; protein product: MQVVVPEEFKYLYVTDASRPIVKVPVKVLRQKCEPVKKVDKKTNELIDRMLKAMKDANGIGLAAPQLGIPLRVIVVAVGKMKPLALINPVITSAAGEEIGEEGCLSIPGLYGEVKRAATVEVEGYDRKGRRVGFEMNELAARVVQHEVDHLDGVLFIDKVDEATLHWMHPKSGDEAE
- the fmt gene encoding methionyl-tRNA formyltransferase, with the protein product MKLVYFGTGIFAVETLRVLREHVSLVVTQPDRPSGRGMKLQSSPVKRMAQELGLPVESPEKCRAPEFVERLRSESADALVVASYGQILSQAVLDSATRGGINLHGSILPAYRGAAPIQRCLLNGDLETGVTLMQMDKGMDTGDMIAIGRTPLHPDETYSELEIRLSDLAAQMALQWMPRIVDADYPRTPQNHEQATMAPKVTKAEAELRVTKNVLQEYNRYRAFTGAPGAFIATRFGLLKLTQVRREETTGKPGTVVSMNPDLEIAFEGGSLRLIEVQPEGKKRMSGRDFANGARLKIGDRLTDE
- a CDS encoding PD40 domain-containing protein; amino-acid sequence: MSNKPDDKKSQEEQSSEGQRSPSYSSTGRLLKPGMGLEGDAVQPKTVKKLITRFAILMAILAVFFFGLQWVLNQGKDLGSLGSVNSAGWISAVEYYDRGSQAIYLDANGVIHKSSGYEDEVTDNEPVWSPDGNFLYFVSNREIKGIKQGANNIYRWNLDKGLVEARTYDTRSKGTPIFDNVNTPESNNYAIVMSGMTVDSFTPSEKSMSRLLPPITRELGSAGQGEEGGANPFVAVYGRFGDSFKQVLRSNDKRYMVAVMRAADGDVLIVQLMDGEAPPRFVIAGRRIDIEKNPANGDFYVIMHEPYVPEFQQNQIVKDAIEKGEKPTLPQWQEHHWVYRLAVGEADVQMAPLIPPLKDDTNVWNDFKPSPDGQYFLVTVGDYKGNGIVDVKSVWVGNDTGFSVLINSPAYDLSWSPDSNKILYTKLVGDKRDIFVINRDGSNETNLTKGKGDFGKPRFSPQLPK
- the uvrC gene encoding excinuclease ABC subunit UvrC, which gives rise to MKKEWPEQVQKKLKQLPASPGCYIYRDAGGDVLYVGKAINLRNRVRSYFQASTNHQIRIARMVSKICEIEWIVVDSEIEALILECNLIKKYRPPYNVLLRDDKSYPYITITNEKFPRLMFTRRVKKDGSKYFGPYISAYSVRETLQLLHKTFPLIPCGKSWSGRAEQRPCLYFHLGQCLAPCAGLANNDEYKEVIQEVQRFLSGKGDDLVGEFEKQMQQAADDLDFEKAAKIRDKIQALESVLQRQKVLTADPVDQDVIAVVKDERGAAIQMLYIRSGKLIGQRQFMLDGSSDSAPGEAVQEFVKQYYSDAPEVPREILLPVEIAEKQIVQQWLKSRRGSAVTLDVPQRGEKRKLVEMAATNAEQALHALSKELAEQEEWAEEAMSQLQEAVENPTPPMRIEGYDISNISGTAPVGSMVVFENGRAAKSEYRRFRIRFHPESPNDFAMMHEVITRRLRAYVDGDPKFAKLPDLIMIDGGKGQLSAALKARDDVGLSVPMVGLAKKMELIYKPIEGSAAHPESLPRSGDREEQEAREWVYHYEKGSKHAYAYQEIELPLQSHGLTLLRRLRDEAHRFALSFHRKIRDKRMQGSAIEEIPGIGPRRKRLLLRTFGSLEGIRKAKTEEIAAVPTMTQRLAEQVKEYLTDV
- a CDS encoding redoxin domain-containing protein, whose amino-acid sequence is MGTSKKRAFNLRMLGFGLAVGVAALGIAVGSSQQTPVKSGQKAPDFSATGTDGKTHTLSSTTKKSATVLYFIKEGCPVNHRAAPFLSKIAEKYGADANIVGVYNGSVDRAKAWAKTYKATYTILADPDYKIIESYKAPYSPFMIVVGKDGKIAEVYTGAGPKDLPKINELCSKNADKKMVAMDFTGAPDGGG
- a CDS encoding nitroreductase family protein, which produces MSHRNIKSVKEACLHRRAIRRYTDDPIPEEDIREILTLCGLAPSPGNLQPWRVVVVRGRERLAELQPIANNQKQVGAAAALFVLYSDMLDVIDNVEDTVHPGIPEDRRLRTIANTRKEFTEMDAKERENFGRQINYIFLGYLVLTLDAFGYSSSPMLGFDQDGMKKALGLRENAEISAIVAAGYAAEDGFTHHRHPLERFVRWDGE
- a CDS encoding MarR family transcriptional regulator; amino-acid sequence: MLPSIAAVMLARSSVAVSRNLTEALEKSFDLHISQYDVLATLFRLNRPQGVPLHELSTQMAVTPASMTNRVDNLAQKGYVERVACPNDRRSWHVTMTPQGEQFFQKVQAEHRNNEAEQFRGLTDAEKRQLVNLLLKLLEPIE